Proteins from a single region of Styela clava chromosome 1, kaStyClav1.hap1.2, whole genome shotgun sequence:
- the LOC120338075 gene encoding uncharacterized protein LOC120338075: MKRAESVEDRVAADMIRAKTSIVDGHYQVGFLWRHDASIMPENSLIARTRFKNLKYRLLKNNCLRDMYCTSMRKNIERGWVRKLTDKERDTLGPRTWYLPHHGVQNPNKPGKIRIVFDAAATYCGISLNNQIYSGPDLINNLIGVLLRFRERPIELNADIEAMYHMVRLPQSDTDSVRFFWQEDLRSTSPPDVYQFLVRIFGAVDSPYVANYCLKQTALDNTSQFSTEAVETVLRDFYVDDLLSSKWNDDSAFSVAQEVSNMLASRGFRLTKWLSNSKTLLSKFNTEDRLNPDVDLDFDCLPVSKALGLHWNTNDDDFFFIYNSLAKPVTKREALSATASVFDPLGILAPIILTAKLLIRECWRDDLKWDENFDDRRKNTWGDWTESLKQLTNFRVPRQYLGVSKTDATYELHLFCDASEQVYGTVAYLRAKKGQCVNCSFLMAKSRVSPMKHMSVPRLELQSALLSARLLKFLRKSLTLPITCEMLWSDSTCVLRYLRNTKTRFKTFVANRLREILDCTEPAQWRYVNTQNNPADCCTRVMPMNKFIESDNVWISGPKVLLLPESSWPQQPVLGAINNRVCEVRGKVCFTVTWPEIHKYEFLNDKIRIDNLIRVEMFSSWYSLCKRTAMVIAVADVFRRKTKILELRPKLLELSGMMWIIAAQREHFAEEINALKSDKLLSCRSPLLSLTPFFDGVFLRANGRLQESPEPLETRHPIILPYSSTKCKDNCSCRVSWLLMCAAHCRLAHSGPDAMLASIRQIFWPLKGRKLASRAIKNCWPCRKRSARPQPPLMANLPEVRLTEARPFLNSGIDYFGPLYVKRGRSTEKRWGCIFTCLSCRAVHLELAWSMETDSFICAFRRFTAIRGPVKGIWSDNGSNFVGATRELQQLISDLDQTRITNECLKKGIDWNFSPPYAPHFGGIWERLVKSAKRTLKAVLGNLCVTDEVLTTAFAEISDIMNSRPLTHVGDNVRDPAPLTPICLIRGHTDANTPLDTDCTSTAHRRRWRQTEAISNQFWKRWRREYLHMLMTRTKWLKDHRNLSIDDIVIVVDDGAPRGSWLLGRVIKVFPGKDNRVRVATVKTTNGEITRPVTKLCLLENE; the protein is encoded by the coding sequence ATGAAGCGAGCCGAATCAGTGGAAGATCGCGTGGCTGCGGATATGATTAGAGCTAAAACGTCCATTGTTGATGGGCATTATCAGGTTGGCTTTTTGTGGCGTCACGATGCTTCCATTATGCCGGAGAACAGTCTTATTGCCCGCACTAGatttaaaaatctgaaatatcgacttttgaaaaataactgCCTGAGAGACATGTACTGCACGTCTATGAGGAAAAATATCGAACGTGGCTGGGTGCGAAAACTGACCGATAAAGAACGGGATACTTTGGGTCCTCGAACTTGGTATCTGCCCCATCATGGAGTTCAGAATCCGAATAAACCCGGCAAGATAAGAATAGTTTTTGACGCCGCTGCTACATATTGTGGAATTAGTTTAAATAATCAGATATATTCGGGACCTGAtcttattaataatttaattggtGTTTTACTGCGATTCAGAGAAAGACCCATTGAATTGAACGCTGATATTGAAGCCATGTATCATATGGTGCGTCTACCGCAGTCAGACACCGATTCAGTTAGATTTTTCTGGCAAGAAGATCTGAGATCAACATCCCCACCTGATGTATATCAGTTTTTAGTAAGGATTTTTGGTGCGGTCGACTCGCCATATGTTGCAAATTATTGCCTTAAACAAACCGCGCTTGATAATACCAGCCAATTTTCAACGGAAGCAGTAGAAACTGTTCTCAGGGATTTTTACGTAGATGATCTGCTTTCATCAAAATGGAATGATGACTCCGCTTTTTCCGTCGCACAAGAAGTTTCTAATATGTTAGCAAGTAGGGGTTTTCGATTGACAAAATGGCTTTCAAATTCCAAAACATTATTGTCGAAATTTAACACAGAGGATCGTCTTAACCCTGATGTTGATCTAGATTTTGATTGTTTGCCCGTTTCTAAGGCGTTGGGACTTCACTGGAACACTAATGACGATGATTTCTTCTTTATTTACAATTCGTTGGCAAAACCTGTTACAAAAAGAGAGGCGCTAAGCGCGACGGCATCGGTTTTTGATCCTCTCGGAATTTTAGCCCCTATTATTTTAACTGCAAAACTACTTATACGGGAGTGCTGGAGAGATGACTTGAAATGGGACGAAAATTTTGATGACCGTAGGAAGAATACTTGGGGCGACTGGACCGAATCGTTAAAACAATTGACTAATTTTCGTGTGCCTAGACAATATTTAGGAGTCTCGAAAACCGACGCCACTTATGAGCTCCACTTGTTTTGCGACGCGTCTGAACAAGTTTATGGTACCGTGGCTTACTTGCGTGCCAAGAAAGGCCAGTGTGTGAATTGTAGTTTTTTGATGGCCAAATCAAGAGTCTCCCCGATGAAACATATGTCCGTTCCCAGACTAGAGCTGCAAAGTGCCTTATTATCTGCGCGTCTGCTGAAATTTCTGCGCAAGTCTTTAACCCTGCCCATCACATGCGAAATGTTGTGGTCAGATTCTACGTGTGTTCTGAGATATCTCAGAAACACTAAAACAAGATTCAAAACATTTGTTGCAAATAGACTGCGTGAAATTCTTGACTGCACTGAACCTGCGCAGTGGCGTTATGTCAATACCCAAAATAATCCAGCGGATTGTTGTACGAGAGTCATGCCCATGAACAAATTCATCGAAAGCGATAACGTGTGGATAAGCGGACCAAAGGTTTTATTGTTGCCTGAATCATCGTGGCCCCAACAGCCGGTATTAGGAGCAATTAACAATCGTGTTTGCGAAGTTCGCGGAAAGGTCTGTTTTACAGTTACGTGGCCGGAAATCCATAAATACGAATTTCTGAATGACAAAATCCGCATCGACAACTTAATCAGGGTGGAAATGTTTTCCTCATGGTACTCGTTATGCAAGCGGACAGCTATGGTAATTGCAGTCGCGGATGTGTTTCGAAGAAAGACCAAAATCTTAGAGCTTCGTCCAAAACTTTTAGAACTGAGCGGCATGATGTGGATAATAGCGGCCCAGCGGGAGCATTTTGCAGAAGAAATAAATGCTTTGAAATCGGATAAATTACTCTCGTGCAGGTCACCGTTATTGTCGTTGACACCTTTTTTCGATGGAGTCTTCTTGCGTGCAAATGGTCGTTTACAAGAGTCACCTGAGCCGCTTGAAACGAGGCATCCAATAATATTGCCATACAGTAGCACTAAGTGTAAAGATAATTGTTCTTGTCGTGTGTCTTGGCTTCTGATGTGTGCAGCTCATTGTCGATTAGCGCATTCTGGCCCAGATGCAATGTTAGCGTCGATCCGACAAATATTCTGGCCATTGAAGGGTCGCAAACTTGCCAGTCGCGCAATAAAGAATTGTTGGCCGTGTCGGAAACGCTCAGCTCGCCCTCAACCGCCCCTTATGGCAAACTTGCCCGAGGTTCGTCTGACGGAGGCGAGGCCATTTTTGAACAGTGGGATAGATTACTTTGGTCCACTGTACGTGAAACGAGGACGGTCCACTGAAAAGAGATGGGGATGTATTTTTACTTGTTTATCGTGTAGAGCAGTGCATTTGGAATTGGCCTGGTCAATGGAAACTGATTCTTTCATATGCGCTTTTAGAAGGTTTACAGCAATCCGAGGCCCCGTGAAAGGAATATGGAGTGACAACGGGTCCAATTTCGTTGGTGCTACAAGAGAATTACAGCAATTAATTTCTGATCTGGATCAAACTCGCATTACCAACGAATGTTTGAAGAAAGGCATTGATTGGAATTTTTCGCCACCTTATGCCCCTCATTTCGGGGGCATCTGGGAGCGGCTCGTCAAGAGCGCAAAGCGTACTTTGAAGGCAGTCCTTGGTAACCTATGTGTAACGGACGAAGTATTAACGACTGCGTTCGCTGAAATTTCCGATATTATGAACAGCCGTCCTTTAACTCATGTTGGGGACAACGTACGTGATCCAGCACCCCTCACGCCCATTTGTCTTATACGTGGGCATACTGACGCAAATACACCTTTGGATACGGATTGTACATCAACAGCGCATCGGAGAAGATGGAGACAAACCGAAGCAATCTCGAATCAGTTCTGGAAGCGATGGCGGCGAGAGTATCTACATATGCTGATGACTCGAACAAAGTGGCTGAAAGATCATAGGAATTTATCGATAGATGATATCGTAATTGTTGTAGATGACGGCGCGCCAAGAGGAAGTTGGCTACTAGGAAGAGTTATCAAAGTTTTCCCTGGAAAAGATAACCGGGTGCGTGTCGCAACCGTTAAAACAACAAATGGGGAAATAACCAGACCTGTGACGAAACTATGCCTCCTGGAAAATGAATAA